AGAAGAGTTCAGGTTCAAACCTCCAGCATCAGGTTTAAAAAGAAGTCTAGACTTATGTCTTTTGACATCTTTTACTGTTATTCTGAATATTTACAGTAAGAATAGTGTTACACTCGCCTTCCATTAATGTGCAGAAGATAAAACCGTTTGTAATTCTGTGGAATCTTTATGTTGAGAGCAGGTTACAAGCTTGAACATGACACGTTAGTTTgtggtgttgttttcttgttttcttgtttgcaTTTGATACAAATCACTTTATTATTTAAACGACAAACGATTGATTAAAACTCTCATACTGagttttatatttgattttatataAAAGAGTGcacactaaataaataaacaaggcTTATCGGAACGGAGTGTATTTGATCCCACAGCGATCATTAAGAAAATAACACGAATAGgagtgatattttaaaaaacactaaacatCAGGGCTCTTCTCCTGGGGGCAGATGgtgcagaaaacaaacaaacagcactattttattaacattttattaaaaaccACAAGGAGCGAACACTAGTTTGATGGAAACTGTCTAAACatattgtctgtgtttttaatttctaCGAATCATTTCTTAAGAATCAGAACTTTGAGGCTTCACACTAACAGTGACTCGTcagtggagcagcagctgatgaGTCTGGGGTCTGTTTCAGGACCGCGGAGAGCAACTGACACCGACAGTAAACAGCTGCAGGGAAACGTGTGCCTGTCGCTGTAgatacatgttgtgtgtgtgtgtgtgtgtgtgtgtgtgtgtgtgtgtgtgtgtgtgtgtgtaaacgtGCACACCAGGCCGAataatgacaaacaaacagacatatttCACACCGCatcattattcttatttttcctCCAATTATTATcaatttttgatatttattttctgcactGATCATGACTGCaaatcatttaaatatatgtttagTAACATTATCTGGcgtattttacattattttcttattttgatCAAACGTAGGACAGTATAATTATTAATATCAAAGAAACGTTCGTGTAAAATGTAGATATATAACATGGTAATAAAAACGATAATAATCAGTTTTTTGGGAGGGATTATGGTGACGCAAACTTTTTCTTGTGgcagtttttatttgtaaatCCTGAGAGAAAATTCTTGATTTCAAACGTGATATAATGTGtgtgaagttgtgttttttgtctgatgAATATTTCACCACTGCAGCGGGGTTTTTGGCGTCTTTTGACTCCATTTGGACTGAGTACAGACAACAAAAaatcacaacacaacatgataattataaataactgttttttatttgtaatctttattttttgatctgttattttgtttatttgttgtagTTGTTGCTTTGATTGCATGACACCAATAGACTACATTTAAATCACTGCCACTTTAATGTTCATAGGtaatattttcataaaataaTTAGAGTGAATGTAAGAGGAGCCCAAAGGCTTccatttatattattttgactttaatTATGATCAAGGTGTTCATTTTGAGAAGATTATGAGAACAACactctcctcgtcctcttcctctttctcctctgctctctgagtctctctctcctgttgaACAGGTGTAACAGTCCCGCCCCCCCATCTGTACACCTGCCTCTCATCTCACACTCAACTCTCTTTCATGTCTGTGTAATGAAAGCAGTCACTGAACATCAGGGTCCCATTGTCTCacgttttttctttattcataaAAATACCAGGCATGCATGAATCAAtctcaggaaaaaacaaacatttccatgCGTTTTCTAGTGCAGCCACGTGACTCCTCATCGCAGCTCAGtcaatatgttttatatatttacaacaatatttTATACAGCAGGTcatacaaaacatgaaaatataaatagatgAATAGTTTTATGTTTCAACGTGGCGCTTGGTTGCCGTCATACAGTAGAAATGACCAATGAACCGTGAATGCATCTCTCTaaacatctcaaacacacacacacacacacacacacacacacacacacacacacacacacacacatacacacacagtggaaaGTCCTGCGATGACCACACAGTTAGATTTATATTAACAAGacgccatgtttgttttttttcactgtaaatgACTCACAGCAGTCAGGATGAAACAGTTAAAGCACTGAAAGCTAAGAGCGCCCACAAAAGTGCACATTATGGGTCAAAACACACGAGTCTGACAGCAGCCCGCGTGCTTCATGACAGCAGAGAGTCTATATGGAACCCGCGCGCCTTGTTGGGCACCTTGAGCGCGTGCAGAGCGGCCTCAGGTGCGGTCATGCTCGCTGCTGTGTGCTGGAGGTATGTGAATGCGTCCCTGCTGAGCTCCGTGCTGCTGTACTGCCCCTCTGACAGGTACGTGTGCTGCGCCGGATAACTCAGAGTGTACGGCAGTATGCGGGCCCCTGGGGGCCAGTAGAGTCGGGGGGCGTGGGTGTCTACGTCAACGTGGCTGTCCTCCCTCCGTTTGAAAGGTGTGCTGAGGATGCTGTCGATGGCGAAGGAGCTGGAGAACTTGGCCCCCACCCTCTCCTCCGGGGCGGGGAGGCGGGTGTCCTCGCTCAGGATGTCCGGGCTCTCCTGCTCCTTGGGGGACCTCTTGGCGATGCGCTTCCTCCTACGGCGGAACACCCCGTCAGCGAAGGTGTACTCGCTCTGCGGGTTGAGCATCCAGTAGTTGTCCTTGCCCCAGGGCCTGGACGGGTCCCGCAGCACTTTGAGGAAGCAGTCGTTGAGTGACAGGTTGTGGCGCACCGAGTTCCTCCAGCCGGTGTAGCTGCCGCGGAAGAACGGGAACTTCTTCATCAGGTAGTCGTTGATCTCTGCCAGAGTGAGGCGGCCGCTGCTGGACTCCCGGATGGCCATGGCGATGAGCGCGATGTAGGAGTAAGGAGGTTTGGGTCTGCGGGTGTACGGCTTCCCCTTGCTGCCGTCGCCGCTTTGGGTGACAGGTGCCGGGCTGTTGGCCACGCAGTCCCCGTCCGACCCCAGCTCGTCCCCGGATAGAGGAGACGGGACTCCCACCTCCGCGTCCATGCACAACTCCAGCGGCTTCTGCGCGAAGTGGTGCGCAGAGAACACTTCAAGTTTCATTTTCctcaaaaagaagaaagatcGCCTGCCTCAAGTGTCTCGTCCGTTACAGtctcagctgagcagcagagcaggtGCAGCAGTCCCGACAGCAAATGtctctgagtgtttgtgttgtaaagACTCGTCTGAAGCGCTGGAGGCACCCTGAGCCTCAGTGTGGAGCAGCAGAGCACTGATCTGTCTCCGGAGACACGCTTGTCTTGCTATAATATAATGCCTCGGCAAGGGACGGCCCACAGGCGGGGTTTCCAGCCCGAATCCATTGAAGCGATTGAATATATGTATGTTTACAATTGGACGCTACCGTGGCACGCCAGTGCAGGAAAAACGGTGAGAGAGTGAGGCGAGAGAGGGAAGgtatgaaaaataattagtCTAAAGTGCAACCAGAGAATGCAGCTGCCTTTATCACACGCATGATGAGAAACACACCATCATCAACTGTTTGTCTACACAGTTTTGCGCTTTGTTGTTGGAAGATTAGTCGACAAAAAagttttattagttattttttctgtctggaCTCCAGGTTCAGTGAAACTGCGTAAAAATGGATACAATCTTGAAAAAGTCACttcaaattcttttttttttttcaacttaaatCAGTAGTCTTGgttcagttttaatattttttctctttactcGCCTTTTATGAAAAACAACTACGGTCCTCTGAGGTGATAGAGACAATAGTTCTCGGGTTGCTCCGTGGGGAAAATGCGCATTTTTACGCACAAACGCAAAGCCCTCAAAGAGTCCAAAGTTCCATACTGAGGTAAAATTagtcagaaaacaacacagaacaggataaaaaaaggaaacacagacaatgctgctgctgcagttcacTTCAACCTGTTCCTTCAGCCGGTGGAACGGGGAAGTAACGCGGGCGCAAGACtgaattaaaatacagtttttggAGGCGTTCCACGGCGCGCACAATGAATGATACAGTATGTAAGATGTCAGGTTCAGCAAGAGGGTTgagagaataataaaaaaaagaagaaaaaaaagaggaagataaaGATTGCCTGAGTAGTCAGGTAGAGTTCAGAGGATCAGTGCACCTGCATGCAAAGACTCACAGAAGAGTGGAAAACAGGCGATTCAGTCTGCGTCTGAACCGGTGATGCAAATGCAAATAAGCGGCGAGAGGgagacagtctgtgtgtctgtcaaagCATTTGTAAATATCTCACTGTTGAATGTAGGAGGGGATTTTGATGACCCTAACAACAACACTACTGTATCATACTGTATaacataattcatttttttaggCTTAAAGTTAGATTatattcaagatttttttttatcttagattttcttgtttcttgtttcatATGTGGAAACAGTGGCATTTATACTTTGTACAAAGAAGTACAGCAGGGCCATACCACTGTGTACACCTTAGTTGAAC
This window of the Pagrus major chromosome 11, Pma_NU_1.0 genome carries:
- the foxq1b gene encoding forkhead box protein Q1b encodes the protein MKLEVFSAHHFAQKPLELCMDAEVGVPSPLSGDELGSDGDCVANSPAPVTQSGDGSKGKPYTRRPKPPYSYIALIAMAIRESSSGRLTLAEINDYLMKKFPFFRGSYTGWRNSVRHNLSLNDCFLKVLRDPSRPWGKDNYWMLNPQSEYTFADGVFRRRRKRIAKRSPKEQESPDILSEDTRLPAPEERVGAKFSSSFAIDSILSTPFKRREDSHVDVDTHAPRLYWPPGARILPYTLSYPAQHTYLSEGQYSSTELSRDAFTYLQHTAASMTAPEAALHALKVPNKARGFHIDSLLS